The Clostridia bacterium DNA segment CCTGGTGCGACCGGGCCAGACGTCCGCGTTTTATTGGGTCATCGCCCTCGTCCTGCTGCTGTGCCTGGCCGTCACGGTCTGGCGGGTGCCGGAGGCGCGCACCGGCGAGGCGCCGCCGTGGTCGCAGCTCTGGCGCTCGTTCTGGGTGAATCCGCGCCGCCACCCCGACTTCGCCTGGCTCTTCGTCACGCGCGCGCTGGTCATGCTGAGCTTCTACATCCTCCTGGTCTTTCTGGAGTACTTCATCAAGGACGAGGTCACGGCGACGTCATACGTGCAGATGACGACCGTCGTCAGCCTGGCGGTGCTCCTGGGCGCGACGGTCAGCGCCATCGCCGCCGGGGCCGCCTCCGACCGCCTCGGCCGCAAGCCGATCGTTGCCGCGTCGGGCATCCTCATGGCCAGCACTGCCGCGATGTTCACGTTCGTCCACGGCTGGCCGCTGGTGCTTGCCGGCGGGGTCCTCTTCGGTCTGGGATACGGCGCCTTCACCAGCGTGGATTGGGCGCTGGCCGTGGACGTGCTCCCCTCCGCCGCCCATGCGGCCAAGGACTTGGGCCTTTGGAGCATCGCGTCCATCGTGCCGCAGGTCGCGGCGCCGGCGATCGGCGCTTGGGCGCTGGCCGTGGGCGGGAGCATCCGGCCGGACCTTGCCTACCCTGCGCTCTTCGCCACCGCATTCGCCGCCGGGCTTCTCGGGTCTCTCCTCGTCTGGCGCATCCGCGGCGCGCGGTAGTCGTGAGGCGGCCGGCCGCGGATGGAGTACGCTAGTCAGGGAGGTGTTCCACGTTGGACATCTTGCTCAGTCGAGATGCGGCGAAGCGGCTCATGGAAGCGTTGCAGGCACAGGGGCAGGAGGCCGTACGGCTCAAGGGGCTCAGGGACGGCACCTGGCAGCTCGCGTTCGACCGCGTCCATCCCGGTGACTACGCGGGAGAGGTCGCCGGCGTCCCGTTTGCCGTCGACCCGGCGACGGCCGAAGAGTTCGAACAGGTGATGGTCGCGTGGGTGAACGGCGAGTTCGTCGCCGGCCCCATCCTCGAACACGGCTGCGGCTTCGACACGGAGATCCGGGAATAGCGGAGGCGGCGCCGGCAGGCGATCAGTCGTCGATCGAGCTGTCCGGGTCGGCGAGAAGGCCGAGGGCCGAGCCGATCCGCCGCCCGTTTTCGAAGTTGATGGCATCGAGCACGCCGAACCCTGCCATGGCGAACGCGTGCGCAAGACGGCCCGGGCTCGCCACGGAAACGCGCAGGACGACGACGTAGCGGTCCGGTTGATCCGCGCGGTGGGTGATGAGGTGCGTGATGTTGCCGTGGTGCTCGTACACGATCTCGGCCAGGCGGGCGATCTGTCCCGGGCGGTCGATGACGAGCAGCGTGTACCGCGTGTTCGTCTCGCCGAGCCCGAACAGGCGGCAGAGTTCGGCGAACAGCGCGTCCCGGGTGACGATCGCCGCGAAGCGGCCGTCCGCTTCCACGACGGGCAAGAAGTTGTACGGCTGGCCGACCATGCGTGCCGCCGCCTCTTCCACGAGAGACGAGAAGCGGACCGGATCGGGCGCCGGACCCATGATCGATCCGACCGGCTCGTCGGGCGAGCGGTTCGCGAGGGCGTGTTGATAGAGCGCCTCGGACGTGATCACGCCGACGATCGCCTGGTCCTGCACGACGGGGATGGAGTGAAGCCCCGTCTCCTCCACCAGCGCCAGCGCTTCCGCCGCCGTGGCCGTCACGGTGACGCACTGCACGTTGCGCACGCAAACGTCTCGGACGAACAAGCACAGCCACCCTTTTCCGGAGAACTATTCCTTCCGGACGTGTGGGCGATGCCACAGAAGGAGGGGGTTCGCGGCTCGCGCCCGAATTCCTTCGGGTCTAAAAATTACTTTGCTCGACACCGTTCGACTGTCCAAAACGTCCAGTTGTTCCATAGTTAAGTCCCGGGGGTCTCGCGCGACTTGTCCACAATGGTGTACGTCATCGACGACGAACCGGCCATACGCCAGATTTTCACCATCGCCCTGGAACGGGCACGCTTCAAAGTTCACACGTTCCCTTCGGGCGGTCAGTTCGTTCGCCAGGCGCCGGCGGAGCCGGACATCATGGTCCTGGACCTCATCATGCCGGGCCTCAACGGGGACGAAGTCGCGCGCATCTGCCGGCGTGATTGGGGCTGGAACCGTGTGCGCATTTGCGTCATCACGGGCAGCCTGATGCTCGCCCGGGGCTCGTTGACGGACGTCGACGAGGTTCTCGAAAAGCCGGTGTCCATCGACCAGCTCGTCACGACCGTGCAGCGGCTGGCGGAGCAGGAACCTCCGGCGGACGCGCCTCCGTCGGGTGTGCCGCCTCAACTTGACCCTCCGCTTCAGTACGCAGCCGAAGCTTCGCCTCCGCCCGGTCCAGAATCAGCTCGTTCGAACGCATGAGCGCATCGGCCAGCGCCATCACCACCTCCGCCTCTCCATGGCGGCGCAGCCAGTCCGTTAAGCGTTCGCCCGAATCGGCGGGCAACTCGCCGGCGTACTTTTCCAGCCACGCCACAAGGGACGCGACAACACGCTCTCGATCCCGATCTGCGGCCTCGTCCGTCACAGGCGGCTCCGGACCGGGCGCCGGGACATGCTCCGGGTTCGGCGTTCGGCCAGCGCCCTTAGGTCCGCCCGCGGCCGCCGCGGCCGGCTTGCGGCCCGCCCTGCGGTTCGCAGGGGCGTCCGCGCGCGGCGCGCCCGCCCCGTCCTCGGCGCGGTGGACGTGGCGCCGGATGAAGCGGTCAAACTCCGGATCCAGGCGGCGCAGCGCGTTCACCCGCTGCATGATGGCGCTGGGCCGCCGTCGCAACCGCCGGTGCAGGCCGGCGGCCGTCGCCGTCAAGTTGCCGGTCAGCGGCAGCCCTTCGCGGATCCCCGCCTTCAGGAGCCGGTCCTCCTCCTCCGTCCACGGCGTCGTGATGATCTCCTGACGCACCTCGACCACGCCACGCACCCTTCCTGGGATCGGGACTTGCGATCTTCGGGATTGTCTGAACGTATATGTGGCCGCACGAGGCGGCATGAGGCCCGGCGGGAGAGCGGGTCGGCTCTGGTCCGCACGTAGCGTGCGCGAGGCGCGCGGCCCCTATGCGCGGCGCCGCGTCCCCGGCTCACGGCGACGCCCCCGACGACGGCGAGCGGACCGGCCGGTTCTCCGGCTCCTCGATGGGCAAGCGGCATCGCCTCCGCTCGCCGCAGACGGTGCGGTGGCTGATCGTGAGGTATCCGCCCCAATCGACCCGGCCATCGGCGCACGGCAGCCGGTATTGCAGCGTCTCGTCGCTGTCGATGGCCCCGGGCCCCCGCATGGCGCGCGCGGCCGGCCGGCGCCCGCGCGCCCCGGCGAGCGGGACCCACACGCGCACGCCGGTCGCGGGCCCCGGTCCGAGGTTTTCGATCTCCGCCACCCAGTCATCGCCGTCGCGACCGAACGATTTCAGCCGGAACACGCACCGCCAGGGCGCGCGGATGATCTCTCTCGTAAGCCAAACGTTGACGGCCGTCAGCGCCGCCAGGACCAGGGGGCCGCAGGCCACGATCCAGCCCAGCGGTCCGGACATTGAGCGTGCCACCTCCCGTGCAGGTGGAGCATTCCCCGCGCGCCGGGGTTTCACGGGCCACTGCGGCGCCCGGCGGCGCCGAACACACGAAAGCGGCACCCGCTGCCGCGGGTGCCGCGCATTCGAGCCGGCCTGTAAGCCGAATTCTGTCGTGAACGGTCATTTATCTGGGACGGCAGTCGCCTGCCGCCTCAAGCGACCAACCCGGGAGGTCGGCGGGCCGCGTCATCCCTCCCCTATTTGGTCTTGCAGCGAGTGGGGTTTGCCAAGCCGGCCGGTTGCCCGACCGCTGGTGCGCTCTTACCGCACCGTTTCAGCCTTGCCTGGACGGGACCCGATGACGCGCGGGCCGCCCGTTCGGGTCCGACCGGGTGCCCGTGAGCGTTCGCTCGCGTCCAGGCGGTCTTCTTTTCTGTGGCACTTTCCCTGGGGTCGCCCCCGCCAGGCGTTACCTGGCACTCTGCCCTGCGCTGTTCGGACTTTCCTCGGGTACGGCGTCGCCGCCCTGTACCCGCGACCGTTCGGCCGACTCAAAAAGCAAGCTTGGATCCGTGCGAATGACATGGGGTGCGGCCAAGGCGTCGGCGCTGCGATCGAAGGCGTCTCACCGCCTGAGGCGACGGTTGATGCGTCCGTGGTTCATGCTCGCTGCAAAGCGTGCGACGGCGTCGGCTGCGAAGAAAAAGTGCGTCGAGCGCTGCGTTCGATGCGGCGAATTGAGTACGATCGGCGCTGCGACGTCGATTGGGTCGAAAGATCCACTTGCGGAGCGACGCCGATTGACCGCGCCCACGAGACCGCATTCTAGCACGGTCGCGCAAGGTTGTAAACCGTCGCGCCGCCGGCCGTCGCGTTCGACGCTCGCGCCGGCGGCGCGTCAGGCGCGGCCGGCGCCGTCGATGCCCTCGTTTGCGAGCCGGTCGGCGTCCCGGTTGCGCTCCCGCGGCACGTGGACGATGTCGAACGCGGCGAACGAGCGCGCCAAACGCAGGGCCTCGTCGTACAGCGGGCGCAGGTGCTCCTGCTTGACCCGATACACGCCGAGCAGCTGGCGCACCATGAGCTCGCTGTCGGAAAAGACGCGGACGCGGTCCGCCCCCAGTTCCTTGGCCCGGCGCAGGCCTCGAAGAAGCGCCGTGTACTCCGCGACGTTGTTCGTCGTCGCCCCGATCGGCTCGGCGATGCGCTCCAACGTCCGGCCGTCTTCGCCGATGATGACGACGCCGATGCCCGCGGGACCCGGGTTTCCGCGTGCCGCACCATCCGTGTGCAGGACGAGAAAGCGCCCGTCCGGCGAGGCCGGGGAATCGATCACGAGTCATTCACCACCCGACGCGAGAATGCGCTGGCAGCGTTCGCACCGCTCCAAAAGCCCGCGCTGCACCCGCTGCGCCACGGTGCGCGGGAGTTCCACGCCGCAGGCCCGGCAGACGCCGTCGTGCACGCGCGCCAGCGCCTGGCCGCGGCCGGCCCGGCGCGCGCGCTCGTACTCCGCGCGCACGCCGGCCGCGATCTCCGCCAGAAGGGCATCCCGCCGTTCGCGCAGGCCCCGCGCCTCCTCCGCGAGCGCGTCGCGGTTTCCCAGCGCGGTCCGGCGCTCCTCGTCCTCCGCCTGCTCGGCGGTGACCAACGCCTCTTTCGCGCGAGCCAGGTGGGCCTGGAGCTGGTCGAGGCGCTCCATGGCCTCCAGCTCCTCCGTCTCAAGGCGGCCGGCCCGCTCGCGCGCCGCGGCGATCTGCCTCTCCACGCTCTCGATTTCCTTCGCGCTGCGCACGGCGCCGCCGTACAACCGCTCGTTCATGCGCGCAGCCTCGTCTTCGGCGGCGCGGCGCTCCCGCTCCGCCGCCCGCCGGAGCCTCTCCCACTCCTGGATGTCCCGCTCCAGGCGCTCCACGCGCGCGGCGGCCTCGGCGCGGCGCTCCGAGGCCTTCGCCCACATGCGGCCGCTCTCGATGGCCTCAAGGCGCGCGACGACCTCGTCGAGGCGGGCGTCGACCTCTTGCAGCGTCCAGAGCCGTGCGAAATCGACCGTCTCTCCGCTGGTCAACGGAACCCTCCCTCCGGCCTGCCGGCGAACCACTCGTCCGCGCCGGGTTCCGCCTCCGCCCAGACGGGCAGTTCGATGCCTTCTTCGGCCAACCGCGCGCGAATCCTGGCGACCCAGTCCGAAACGAGCAGGCGTCGTGCCGTCGAACCGTCCGCGCACACGGCGGGCAACGGCAGGTCGTCGCACCCCAAGGCCGCGTCCAGACCATACCCGACGACGACATCCGCGCCGGCGGCCCCGGCCGCCGCCACGATGCGATCGCCGCCACCCGTGCAGACGGCGACGCGCCGCACCGGCGTCTCCGGCCGGCCCCGCACGCGCCACCGACCTCCGGCCGCGGCCACCAGCGATTCGACGAACGCGCGCAGGGACATCGCCTGCGAGAGCTCGCCGACACGGCCACGCGCGCGGCGCACGCGCCCGACGTTCGCCAGCGGGATCAGGTCGTACGCCACTTCCTCGTACGGGTGGGCGGCCAGCATGGCCGCGACCGCCGCGTCACGACGCGACTCGGGCACGATCGTCTCCAAGCGCACCTCTGGCACGCGCTCGACTTGCCCCGTCGCCCCGATGAAGGGGTTCGTACCTTCCAGGGGCCGGAACGTGCCGGTGCCGGCCGTCTCGAAGGCGCAGCTGTCGTAGTTGCCGATGTGACCGGCGCCGGCCTGCGCCAGGGCGGCGCGCACCGCGTCCTCGTGGCCCTGCGGCACGAAGACGACGAGCTTGCACAGCGGCTCATGCTCCAGCGGCTCCAGCAGGCGCACGCCCTGCAAGCCGAGACGGGCGGCGAGGGTGTCCGCCGGGCCGGGCACCGCCTCCTCCAGGCCCGAGCCGCCCACGAATACGCTGACGGAATGGCGCACGATGGCCTCGATGAGAGCCCCTGCCGGCGTGTCGGACCGAATGTGGCGAAGCGGCCCACGCCAGAGCGGGCGGCGAGCGACGATCAGCCCCGCGCCCCGGTCGGCCGCATGCGCGACGACCGCAGGTGTCACGGCCGTCGCGACGAGCACGCCGGACGCCGGCGCGTCCGGTGCCCCGGCCACGAGCCCGGCCGGCTCTTCGGCGCCCGCAGCCGGCGTGAGAAGGTCGCGTTCAAGGATCTGAAGGATCTTTCCGACGGGTGCCGCCACGGACATGATTGGCCAACTCCTCCAACGCGGCCGCGGCGTCCAGGTGGCGCCGGCGGGCCTCCTCGCTGCGGGGGCCGCGCGGGACGATCGCCATCGCGGTCTCCCGGTGGCGCCGCGCGCGCGCCCTCAGCGAAGCCGCCAACAGCGGATGGCGCACTCGCCAAAGGAGCGGCCCGACGGTCCAGACGTACTCCGCCGGCACGGACGGCGGAAAGCCGACGCCCTCCGCCACGGCCTTGTCCAGCATGTGGGCGGGCAGGCGGGCCTCGCCGGCCGGCGGCCCGCTCAGCGCCACCG contains these protein-coding regions:
- a CDS encoding Nif3-like dinuclear metal center hexameric protein, giving the protein MSVAAPVGKILQILERDLLTPAAGAEEPAGLVAGAPDAPASGVLVATAVTPAVVAHAADRGAGLIVARRPLWRGPLRHIRSDTPAGALIEAIVRHSVSVFVGGSGLEEAVPGPADTLAARLGLQGVRLLEPLEHEPLCKLVVFVPQGHEDAVRAALAQAGAGHIGNYDSCAFETAGTGTFRPLEGTNPFIGATGQVERVPEVRLETIVPESRRDAAVAAMLAAHPYEEVAYDLIPLANVGRVRRARGRVGELSQAMSLRAFVESLVAAAGGRWRVRGRPETPVRRVAVCTGGGDRIVAAAGAAGADVVVGYGLDAALGCDDLPLPAVCADGSTARRLLVSDWVARIRARLAEEGIELPVWAEAEPGADEWFAGRPEGGFR
- a CDS encoding ribonuclease HI family protein; the protein is MDSPASPDGRFLVLHTDGAARGNPGPAGIGVVIIGEDGRTLERIAEPIGATTNNVAEYTALLRGLRRAKELGADRVRVFSDSELMVRQLLGVYRVKQEHLRPLYDEALRLARSFAAFDIVHVPRERNRDADRLANEGIDGAGRA
- a CDS encoding CBS domain-containing protein, with the protein product MFVRDVCVRNVQCVTVTATAAEALALVEETGLHSIPVVQDQAIVGVITSEALYQHALANRSPDEPVGSIMGPAPDPVRFSSLVEEAAARMVGQPYNFLPVVEADGRFAAIVTRDALFAELCRLFGLGETNTRYTLLVIDRPGQIARLAEIVYEHHGNITHLITHRADQPDRYVVVLRVSVASPGRLAHAFAMAGFGVLDAINFENGRRIGSALGLLADPDSSIDD
- a CDS encoding MFS transporter; protein product: MTALSPAMRTRLPDWFSLSVFWFALNFHWGALLTILIPTQILQYVPEAEKARALGLAVGWGAVVAMVVQPLAGAWSDRLRPRAGRRPFLVAGTLGNVAALLALAYAPSFGALLAAVLLVQLANNVAGAAYQGYIPDLVPPDKRGVASGYMGLMTMMGNIAGVGLAGVLVRPGQTSAFYWVIALVLLLCLAVTVWRVPEARTGEAPPWSQLWRSFWVNPRRHPDFAWLFVTRALVMLSFYILLVFLEYFIKDEVTATSYVQMTTVVSLAVLLGATVSAIAAGAASDRLGRKPIVAASGILMASTAAMFTFVHGWPLVLAGGVLFGLGYGAFTSVDWALAVDVLPSAAHAAKDLGLWSIASIVPQVAAPAIGAWALAVGGSIRPDLAYPALFATAFAAGLLGSLLVWRIRGAR
- a CDS encoding response regulator transcription factor, giving the protein MSTMVYVIDDEPAIRQIFTIALERARFKVHTFPSGGQFVRQAPAEPDIMVLDLIMPGLNGDEVARICRRDWGWNRVRICVITGSLMLARGSLTDVDEVLEKPVSIDQLVTTVQRLAEQEPPADAPPSGVPPQLDPPLQYAAEASPPPGPESARSNA